The uncultured Ilyobacter sp. nucleotide sequence GTGTTTGAAATGGAAAAAGGAAGGTTTAGAGTATGGCTTATCTCTGGGATAGTGATATTCTCCGCAACTCTTTTAGTATATGCTGGAATGGGATATATAAAAATCCCTGTGAAGGATGTTTTTGAAATATTATTTAATCTGGATCCTGAAAAAGTCGGGATGACAGAATGGGTTATAGTCAGAGAGGTTAGGCTTCCACGGATAGCAGTGTCTATGATAGCTGGAGCGGCACTTAGTCTGAGCGGTCTTGTGTTTCAGGGAGTGCTATTGAATCCCCTGGCAGACCCCTATACCCTGGGTATATCAGCAGGAGCATCTTTTGGTGCAGCTCTCGCCATAATACTGAAACTAAGTTTTCTAGGTGGCTTTACAGTTCAGCTAATGGCCTTTGTTTTTGCAGTGATAAGTCTAAGTATGGTGCTAAAAATGGCGACCTTCGGGGGAAAGATAAATTCGGTGTCCCTTATACTTTCTGGGGTAATAATTGGGGCCTTCTTTTCTGCAGGGCTAACATTTACAAAGTACATAGCCGGTGATGAGGTGGCTTCGATAGTTTTCTGGCTTATGGGAAGCTTCTCGTCGAAGACATGGGGCGAGGCTCTTATTATGGGAGTGGTGACTCTCCTTGGTCTTATAGTGTTTATATATTACGGAGAAGAGATGAATATATTATCTCTAGGTGAAAAAAATGCCCTTTCCATGGGGGTTGAAACCTCTAGAGTCAGAAAAATACTTCTGGTAACTGCTTCTATAATATCGGCAGTCTCTGTATCTGTCTGTGGTATAATAGGATTTGTAGGGCTGATCGTACCGCATCTAATGAGATTCCTTGTTGGGACTGACAATAAGAAACTGATATTTATATGTGCCATCTGGGGTGCGATAATACTTTCTGCAGCAGATAACCTTGTGAGAGCCGTCCTGCCAAATGAGATTCCTATAGGAATAATGACCTCTCTTTTAGGGGCGCCATTCTTTGCCTTTATATTCAGAAAAAGGCTTTCGGGAGGTAGACTCTAGATGATAAAAGCTAAGGATATAAATTATTCTGTACCAGGAAAAGATATAATAAAAGGTGTGGACCTTCATATAAAAAAAGGCCGTTTTTATGGGATACTGGGTCCTAACGGAAGCGGTAAAACCACCCTCATGGACATAATATGCGGGGTAATAGCCGACTATCAGGGAAGTATAGAGGTCATGGGAAAAGATTTGAAAAAATATCATAAAAAAGACCTGGCCAAAGTT carries:
- a CDS encoding iron ABC transporter permease, with protein sequence MEKGRFRVWLISGIVIFSATLLVYAGMGYIKIPVKDVFEILFNLDPEKVGMTEWVIVREVRLPRIAVSMIAGAALSLSGLVFQGVLLNPLADPYTLGISAGASFGAALAIILKLSFLGGFTVQLMAFVFAVISLSMVLKMATFGGKINSVSLILSGVIIGAFFSAGLTFTKYIAGDEVASIVFWLMGSFSSKTWGEALIMGVVTLLGLIVFIYYGEEMNILSLGEKNALSMGVETSRVRKILLVTASIISAVSVSVCGIIGFVGLIVPHLMRFLVGTDNKKLIFICAIWGAIILSAADNLVRAVLPNEIPIGIMTSLLGAPFFAFIFRKRLSGGRL